One genomic window of Deinococcus arcticus includes the following:
- a CDS encoding peptide chain release factor 3: MTSPDQPSAALASEIARRRTFAIISHPDAGKTTITEKLLLYGGAIQEAGSVTAKEGRSHTKSDWMSIEQQRGISISSSALTFEYAGRHVNLLDTPGHQDFSEDTYRTLTAADSALMVLDAARGVQAQTEKLFAVCRNRGIPILTFVNKMDRPAQDPFELIAQVEGTLKITAVPLTWPIGDGPDFKGVYDLQTAQVLAFERTSGGKHRAPVQTAGLHDPQLEAMVGADLAAKLREDVELIQGAMPEFDPAGFLNGELTPVFFGSAMNNFGVEHFLSNFVELAPPPGPVDTNLGERAPEAPFAGFIFKLQANMSRAHRDRTAYMRVMSGHFERGMDVTHTRTGRKLRLSQAHTLFAQDREKVEEAYPGDIVGLVNPGVFQIGDVVSVDAKVTLPGFPRFTPETFATIALKDVGKRKAFMKGLTQLAEEGVVQVFYPTDGARDPYLGAVGPLQFEVFQARLQEEYGVEVELNITSYGLVRWLAGDPAGVARFARHVEDDQGRPVMLFRSKYDLEYTAEQHPEIEFLPLPKDLTRV; encoded by the coding sequence ATGACGAGTCCCGACCAGCCCTCTGCGGCGCTTGCCAGCGAGATTGCCCGCCGCCGCACCTTTGCCATCATCTCTCACCCCGACGCCGGGAAAACCACCATCACCGAAAAGCTGCTGCTGTACGGCGGCGCCATTCAGGAAGCGGGCTCCGTGACCGCCAAGGAAGGCCGCAGCCACACCAAGTCCGACTGGATGAGCATTGAGCAGCAGCGCGGCATTTCCATTTCCAGCTCGGCGCTGACCTTCGAGTACGCCGGGCGCCACGTGAACCTGCTGGACACCCCGGGCCACCAGGATTTCAGTGAAGACACCTACCGCACCCTGACGGCCGCCGACTCTGCGCTGATGGTGCTGGACGCCGCGCGTGGGGTGCAGGCCCAGACGGAAAAGCTGTTCGCCGTGTGCCGCAACCGGGGCATTCCCATTCTCACCTTCGTGAACAAGATGGACCGCCCCGCCCAGGACCCTTTTGAGCTGATTGCGCAGGTGGAAGGCACGCTGAAAATCACGGCGGTGCCGCTGACGTGGCCCATTGGCGACGGCCCGGACTTCAAGGGCGTGTACGACCTGCAGACGGCGCAGGTGCTGGCCTTCGAGCGCACCTCCGGGGGCAAGCACCGCGCGCCTGTGCAGACGGCGGGCCTGCACGACCCGCAGCTCGAAGCGATGGTGGGCGCCGATCTGGCCGCCAAGCTGCGGGAAGACGTGGAGCTGATTCAGGGCGCCATGCCCGAATTCGACCCGGCCGGTTTTCTGAACGGCGAGCTGACCCCCGTGTTTTTCGGCAGCGCCATGAACAACTTCGGTGTGGAGCACTTCCTGAGCAACTTCGTGGAACTGGCCCCGCCCCCAGGTCCGGTGGACACCAACCTGGGCGAACGCGCCCCGGAAGCGCCCTTTGCCGGCTTCATCTTCAAGCTGCAGGCCAACATGAGCCGTGCCCACCGCGACCGCACCGCCTACATGCGCGTGATGAGCGGGCACTTTGAGCGCGGCATGGACGTGACCCACACCCGCACCGGGCGCAAGCTGCGCCTGTCGCAGGCGCACACCCTGTTTGCCCAGGACCGCGAGAAGGTGGAAGAGGCGTACCCTGGCGATATCGTGGGGCTGGTGAACCCCGGCGTGTTCCAGATTGGCGACGTGGTGAGTGTGGACGCCAAGGTGACCCTGCCGGGCTTTCCGCGCTTTACCCCCGAAACCTTCGCCACCATTGCCCTGAAAGACGTGGGCAAGCGCAAGGCGTTCATGAAGGGCCTGACCCAGCTGGCCGAGGAAGGCGTGGTGCAGGTCTTTTACCCCACCGATGGAGCGCGCGACCCCTACCTGGGCGCCGTGGGTCCGCTGCAGTTCGAGGTCTTTCAGGCCCGCCTGCAGGAGGAATACGGCGTGGAGGTGGAGTTGAATATCACCAGTTATGGGCTGGTGCGCTGGCTGGCCGGCGACCCGGCGGGTGTGGCCCGCTTTGCCCGCCACGTGGAAGACGACCAGGGCCGACCCGTGATGCTGTTTCGCAGCAAGTACGACCTGGAATACACCGCCGAGCAGCACCCAGAA
- a CDS encoding SIMPL domain-containing protein: MTPASRAGLSAVLATAIASAAFLATGFVVVRGLADLRNASDVINVTGSARRSITSDLAVWTFTVRSASDTSLQNAYAQFRAAQPALDTYLRGQNFAQGELRREPVSAGPESYSTIETIGGENEEVQRTRYVVSQSYRVQSGEIDRVQAAVGAATSAFVDASTGGVTVESGEISYLYTKLADMRLTLLKEASQDAQRRAQAIAQSAGNEVGAVKTARMGVFQITPRFETSVEDSGSYDTSSLDKDVTAVVEIDFVVR, from the coding sequence ATGACCCCTGCTTCCCGCGCCGGCCTGAGCGCCGTGCTGGCCACCGCCATTGCCTCTGCCGCCTTTCTGGCCACCGGCTTCGTGGTGGTGCGGGGCCTGGCGGACCTGAGAAACGCCAGCGACGTGATTAACGTGACCGGCAGCGCGCGGCGCTCCATCACCTCGGACCTGGCGGTGTGGACGTTTACCGTGCGCAGCGCCAGCGACACGAGCCTGCAAAACGCCTATGCCCAGTTCCGGGCCGCGCAGCCTGCGCTGGACACCTACCTGCGCGGCCAGAACTTCGCCCAGGGCGAGCTGAGGCGCGAGCCTGTGAGTGCCGGGCCCGAGAGCTATAGCACGATTGAAACCATTGGCGGCGAGAACGAGGAAGTGCAGCGCACGCGCTACGTGGTCAGCCAGTCCTACCGCGTGCAGTCCGGCGAGATTGACCGGGTGCAGGCCGCTGTGGGCGCGGCGACCTCGGCCTTTGTGGACGCCAGCACCGGCGGCGTAACGGTGGAAAGCGGCGAGATCAGTTACCTGTACACCAAACTGGCCGACATGCGCCTGACGCTGCTGAAAGAAGCCAGCCAGGACGCCCAGCGCCGCGCCCAGGCCATCGCCCAGAGCGCGGGCAACGAGGTGGGCGCCGTGAAGACGGCCCGCATGGGCGTCTTTCAGATCACCCCGCGCTTTGAAACCAGTGTGGAGGACAGCGGCAGCTACGACACCAGCAGCCTGGACAAGGACG